Genomic segment of Panicum virgatum strain AP13 chromosome 9N, P.virgatum_v5, whole genome shotgun sequence:
ACTGTTAGGATTCGTATGGAAGTTGTTGAGCCTCAGCCCCACCGCCCAAAGCTGCAACTCACCCTCATTTGAAAATGTACAGCTGAACTGTAACACTAGTGTTCTCAGCCTTACACCTCTTTGTTCCCCAGCCCATTCTTTAATTCAACATTGGCGATTTACACTTTGTAACAGTAGCCTCGTGGTCAGGGTCTTGCACTATAAAATCGGAGTATGCATAGTTTTCCTATGTACATGGGAACTTAGTTTCTGAATGTTTCTTGCAGCTGTGAATTATACATCGATATATTTTGTTATTGTGAAAAAGCTGTTGTATACTTGTATGTTCATGTGAAAGGATTCGTAAGTAACGATGCATTCACTTACATGGAAAGCGAACATTATTTTACATGGCCAAATCTGGCTGATGTTTACCATTACTTCAAAATTAAATTGGCGACGATACGTTTCGTGCTCCTAATTTGTCAACGTCATGGTATCTCCATCAAGCCGAATTCAGTACTGATAGCTCACAGGTCACAGCACGAGCGACAAGAACACCGTCGACCAAAGCGTGAGAGCCAGGGCAGCAACCAGATGCGTCCACAGGAAGATGATAGAGCACTCCTCTTCCCCAACGTCAAACAGCTGAGCTATTCGTGCCTGCGTTGGAGAAAGAAATGGTTGTTCACCTGAGAGTCGGCACATCTGCCCTCAGATACAGGACATGTCTAATACTGACAACAGAAGCGGAACTTGCATTACCAATGCTCATGGCTGGAGGAACTGTGGACTGCAGCAGGAGCACATAGCGGTACAGGGGAGATCTTGGTAGGAACCCAAGCTTGGTGGCAGCGGTGACGACGCCGATGCCGCAGGCAGGGAGGACGAAGTAGCGTATGGCAACGATCGATATCACCACAACAGgctcgatcaccgtcttgcctaTCCCTGATAGCCCAGCATTGCAAACGTAAACTCGAGAGGCGTATGGATGTCGCATGTGATTATGGGCTTTATGGCAGGGAGCAGTACCTTTTGTTAGGTTTCCACCGAGGATCAGCACGGTGCATGGAATTGCTGCATCTCTGTGGAAAAGTTTCAATGACATCCAAAATAAGCACGTGTTTTCTCCTTTGATGCCAACAGGTTTTCATCAAGAACATTAGTAAACTAAATTCACCAAGAACATTAGTAAACTAAGTGATAATGATGGCTGAACTTACCCTAGTAATTTGGTTGTATCTTGGACTACCCGAAGTGGGGAACTTTCTTCCGTAACAAGTGACTTCATCTTGTCTATTGCGCCGATAGTGAATCCCACGAGCTACCACAATTGTGTTACACAATGATATCAGCTATTTTTGAATTGCAATGTTCACTTTCTGCACTAGCATGATAGTGAAAGCAAGTCATACCGCAGCTATACTTGGTGGTGACCACAGTTCTTTCAGTACTTCTACCAACAAATCCTTGGTCGCTCTCACGTAGCAACTCAAGAAGATATCTCTAAAATCATTTGAAGGCAAGGGGGAACTAATCTGGAGTGGACCACATTGAAAGAATAATTAGAGTTTGTACATCACTTATCTCCGTAGGGCCGGACAATGAAATATTTCACTTACGGAGTTGCCACAATCGTCTGAAAAATTTTCAGAAGTCGGTGGAACAAAAGCCACATAATCGTCAGTTGCATCTTGACCCAAATGTTCTTCGGTCCGAGTGTGATGATTCTTGCATTTTGCCTTGTACAGTTTAGCAGATCTCCTCATGACACTGTAGCTGTGCGTCCATATGTAGAAATTTCCGAGCTGCACGAGGAACAGCTAACATTCTGAATCCAAGCTAACCGTTCCAGCCTTCCAGGGAGCTGATGAAGAAACCATGACCTTACCGCCATTGATAACGAGACATAGGAGAGACCAAGAGAGTTGCAGGTATTGGCGTCCCCAAAGGGACTGCCCACCTCGTTGCAAATTGCTGGAATAATCATCAAAGGGATAGTGCCCCAGTTACCTGAAATTGATCAGGCAAGCAAGTAAAACCTGAGAAGGAAAATTCTAGAAATCTTTTCGTTTCTCTGTGTCTGCTATCTATCTTGCCTGATGAGCAACAAGCAATGACGAGTCCCTGAAGATGTTCCCCGGGTCTGAAGGCTTTGACAGACACCCATCCTAGAACTGCTCCAATCAGAAATATGATGCCCATGTTCACTGGCATGAACCACCTTAACCCATCAAGTTCAGCAACGACCAATCAAACCCACAAACTATTCATCGAACTGCTGAGTAAAGGTAGAGTAAGTGGATTCTAACCAGgagatgatgtccttgagcgtGACAGTGCTCGCCAAGCTAGAGAAGACGAGCGATGGAACGAAGACAATATAAACAATCTGCAGAAAAACATTCAGTTCAGTGTATCGTCCAACTAAGGTACGGAGTGCTCATTTGGCGTTACCTTATTGATGTTCCTGCGTGCATCAGATGTGAGAACGTTTAAACGATTGGATGCGAGAAGAGCACCCAGCAATCCTACGAGGAGGACCTGCAGAACCGGCAGCCATGCCACGATGAGCAGAGACCAGAACCTCATCTTGGAAGCCTCAGATTTTGACTGCCAGAAACATGCAGCAAACATTCAGAACGCATAGCCTTTTCATAACCTCCCTGAAAGAAACGCAGTATGACACTAGAAGTGAAAAAAGTGGCGACGATCAGAAAGGAAATTTGCCTGCCAGTATTTGTGCTGTTCCAGTGATATTTGCAGGAAGAAATGAAACGAGTCAACGATCTGAATGCCTGCAACTTCAGGATCAGGAGAGAACTGAAAGAAGACAGAATGTGCTgttgctgcgccgccgcttAGCACGGGGCTGTGGCTGTAGAAGAAACGCCGGGCGTTGCTCAACAGCCATGACGCGTGAGGTCCCACGTGTCAAGCTCAGCAAATGCGGAGTGCTTCCATGTGTGCGTGTGCGCACGCACAAAGGATTTTTCTGATGGAAATATACCTGTATTAATATGATAGGAAAACGTACATGGacagatatatatttttttgaaagttaGAAACAAATACAGGTACAGGTACCTACTAGAAGGATACGGAGCGGACAGCTATACAGCCAACTTTGCATAGAAGACCctaataaaaatagaaattacaATATGCTCCTTTGCATCCTCCATCAAAACTCCGACGGAGAGACATATTCCACGAAAACATGGGCTCCCGCTGTTGATTTCGACTGATTTAATAATGTTTTTGTTAAATGCGACAGCGAAAAAACGATGGAGAACAACAATGTCAAACCATAAgagacacgaggatttaacaTGGAAAACCCTTCAAGGAAAAAACCACGGACGGCAGCCAACAAATCTTCACTATATTGAAGTGAGTGTTTACAACACCTAGCGgtggcttacaagaggaattaACACAGCGAGGAACAACTCTAAAGGGTACACTACAAGAAAAATAGTCTTCCGTCCTTACATGTTAGCACCGGTCATcatttggtccggtactaaagttGGCATgaagccattttagtaccgggtctaAATTTGAAAGCCACcggagccattttagtaccggctcataacaccacccggtactaaaagtcacattttagtaccggttggtgtttcgGCCTGGTACTAAAATGACGcaatcatttagtaccggtcaatggcaccgaccggtactaaagggtgacatttagtaccggtcggtgtctCTGGCCGGGTACTAAATAGGCCTCTATGGTTACTTCAAAAATAAAGCATCTCGTACATAGTCACATGTGGTGCACATGTGGGATGGTAAGAAAGCTACACAGAGATTGGAGGTTGTGGGTTCAACTCCTCACAATCACAGGCATTTTTTTCTTCTGTTGATTCAACCGGTACTAACATGGCACTCATTTAGTACCGGAGAGGCTGTACCAGTTGGaacacccggtactaaaagggGTCTCAGAAATAAAATCTCTTTTTTCTACCGGTTGATTCAACCGGTACTAACATGGCACTCATTTAGTACCGGAGAGGCTGTACCGGTTGGgacacccggtactaaaggggGTCTCCCAACCGGGACTGAAACccctttttctagtagtggtatATCGATCCGCCCCAAGACTCCGGCGACAGGCCTCCACTTCGCACCGTCGGAAGTCAGTCTTTTCTTGAGAAATAAATTtagatcacaatataacagTTTTATGAGAGAAAATAAATTAGAATAAGTTGAAAGCTGGTAAGCTAAAGGTAAAACCTAGAAATACTACATGCACACGGAGCGCGTCCCGACGGACTCGCATAGAGCAAAGAAGAGCTGTCCcattatttaaaaatatatcTGAATTCGCAAATGAGATCGTGCGAGATCCAGTTCAACATTTGAATCTAGGGACACTTGGTTTCTTTTTGCTGTGCAGATCAAGACTGTTGTTCAACCCTTGAAAGGAACAGACACTGGCAATACCGATTGTCCTCCGTATGCTCAAGGTGATGCTGTCTCTCGTTGGTATTCCCAAGCGCTGATTCAGGTGAATAATGTTATCACAAACGATTTGCACAAATCTGACATTTGTTGGCCACTAAAGCATGGAAGCTCTGAATATAAAGTGGACTGGCAAAAATAACAGGTCTGAAACTGGTGAGACTTGCTGGGATAGATGGTAAAGCCAACTCTTCAGGAGCGACGAGGATCAAATGAAAACAAGAGTAACTAAAGTGCAGAGATCTGATATCTGGGGCAGAACTGAAAACGCAGATGACCACTCTACTTGCTGAAAATATTCAGATGATTcccgtcaaaaaaaaaaaatcagatgaTCGAAAAATAAGCATCTTTCCAACCTAGGAGGCTAGGACTAACACAAACACATTCGTCTAATAAACGACCTACGAGGACCGACGTGCACCTTGTAGAGCTCCTAAAAATGCGCAGCCAGTAGGAagcgccgccagcccgccgtGCGTTTACATGGTGTAGTACGGCGACTTGACCTCCGAGATGTCGACCCCCCGGAGCTTGGCCGACGACTCGAGGTGGCCTCTGAGCGTGTTCGTCTCGCGGAACCTGGCCATCTCCGCTCGCCGCCTGGCCTGCTCGGCGATCTCCGAGAGCTCCGCGTAGCTGCTGCCGCCCCTGCCGGCCTGCTCCGACTCAGGCACCGGCAGGCCGTGCAGGCTGCGCTGCGTCGTCACCCACTGCGCCTCGCGCTCCTCCCTGCCATAGTCCTTCTTCGATGTGAAGGCCGTCTGCGACAAATCACACACGACAAGGAGCCAACGCGTCGTCATCAGACTTGCAAAGCTAGCAACAATTGACGATAATGGAAAGGCCGCATGTCTCCTACCTTGTTCTGGACGTTGTTCCAGGCTCTGCCGCTAAGCACGTAGCGGATGGCGAACTTGAACAGATCGAGGGGCACGAAGGTGACGAGGCTGTAGAGCCAGATCACGCCGGCCCAACCCCACCCGATGGCCTGGATCTTGGCGAACCCGAAGTTGCAGTACACGGCAATGGCGGTGGCGACCTGAAACCACGGCAAGGCAGTCAGGATCAGCATGCTCTTGTCTTGTGCAGTGGGAGGTGGGAGCCGAGGAGGCCGGCGGGCGAGCATACAATCTGAGCGATGACGAAGGCCGCGCACAGCAAGAAGCCCGGGCGCTCGACGAAGCACCAGCTGCGCGACCGTGTCACGAAGATGAGGGCCTGGCTGATGATGCTCACTTGCAGGTACAGAGCCGACATCATCTCCCCATTGCTGCCCCGAATCGATCTCACGTGGAACGTGTTCTGCAGTGGAAACAAGACGAGGTTATATACATGTACCCAGAACAGTAGTGAACCTTACTGAATGTGTTGTCATGCTTTGTTGGCATGGCAGGATGCTTGTTACCGAGAAGAAGTCAGTGCTCTTCACGGCCCAGAAGAAGATCACAGTCATGACGGCCATGTAGGTTCCATACACAATGCCAGTGGCAAATATCTCATTCAGCTTCCAGCTATCAGGGTGGGGGGAAGGTTTTACTCGGTCCTTTGCGATAGTCATGATTGTGCCTGAAAACATACAAGAACTTCAGcaaatttattttttgaaaaaaaaaacagcatatCGATCGGTATTGAATGTTCAGATTCCCATTATCCTCTGAATCTGCATTGCAAACCTACCATCGTTCAGAATGGCAATGACCAAAATCATGAACGGTGAGAAATCAAATTTCCAGATAAGTGCAATCAGCATGAATCCAAGCTGCACAACGACGACGACAGGTTAGATTTTctcaataaaataaaataaaaatatttgtgcTATCTGTTGATGCCTGTACAGCCTGAGGAAAAAACTTACCACAATACGAATTGTAATCGAAACAGCATATATCTGCAGAAATTATAAGAGTAGTAAATCAATTTATTTGTCGCTGAAAGTAAAAGGCATGTTCCTAACATGCAGCAGCAAGTTGGAATTCTCACAGTGTAATTCTTCATCCTCTGGAAGATGGCACGGCTTGTAAGCACGGCACTGATGATGACGCTGAGTCCTTCTAGAGTAAGCACAATGTCAGAGGCACTCCTTGCTGCATCAGTAGCACCAGCCACGGCAATTCCGATATCCGCCTTCTTCAATGCAGGTGCGTCGTTCACGCCATCTCCAGTCATCCCACAGATGTGTTTCATCTCCTGTAGCTTCTTAACGATCTCATACTTGTGCTCTGCATCGAAAGGCAGCTATGTCAGACTGAATAAACCATAACCTGAAATTAAACCTGCAGGGAAATTGACTGAATAAAACCAGCCATGCTCACCTGGGAAGACACCGGCAAAGCCGTCAGCTTTCTCGATCAATTCTTCCACTGGGATTGAAGCAGTGGCCTCATCTTTGTTCTGCCCAAGCAGAGCTGACGACGGGTACATGTTAGTGCCCATCCCTAGCCGTCTCCCGGTCTCCTTGGCAATGGCAAGCTGATCACCTGTAGGGTGTCGAAGTAGTGTCAGCTTGAACAATTTATAAGACCTGTAGTGTAAAGTAGTAGAATTAGGTGATGAAAGACAGAATGTACCTGTGATCATCTTCACGTTAACACCGAGGTTGAGAGCACGTGTGATGGTGTCAGCACTGTCTGATCGGGGTGGGTCAAGCAGAGGGAGCAGTCCGACGAACtcccaaggctctccagggcttTCTTTGCTCTTCTCCGGGACTACCTGTAAAGCATGACAAATGTTAAGAAACAGAAGACATATAGTACTAACTCATAGATGTACTGCGTTCTGAAAAAGATAAGTCGTGCCTGTCTTGCAACTGCAAGAGATCGAAGGCCACGCTCGGCGTACTTGTCGATCACAGTGTGAACCAGGTTCCTGACGTTATCTCCACAGTTGCAGAGTTCCAAGATCTACATGGATAGATACATATATAAGaaagataatttttttttggtggaaGACAATGATGATGACGAATAAACAACCTGCTCAGGAGCGCCCTTGCTGACACGGTGCCAGCTGCCGTCGGCGAGGTCAATGTAGGTGAGGGCCGTGCGCTTGTCGACGGGGTTGAAGGGGAGGAAGTGAACCTCCTCGATGCCGTCCCTGGCCTCCTTGGGATCACTCAGCATGCCGACCATGGCGGCGTCGATGGCGTCTTGGTTCTCCACCCTGGATGCCCTGGCCGCGAACAAGACGACATCGTCCTTCTCAACGCCCGCGGCAAAGATCTCGATGAGGCTGCGGTCCACGCTGAGCTTGTTGAGGGTGAGCGTGCCGGTCTTGTCGCTGCAGAGCACGTCCATGCCGGCCATCTCCTCGATGGCCGTCATGCGCTTGGTGATGGCGCCCTGCTCGGACAGGCGGTGCGAGCCGATGGCCATCGTGACCGAAAGCACGGTAGGCATGGCGATGGGGATGCCACCGATCAGAAGCACGAGGAGGTTGTCGATGCCATCGCGGTACCGGCGGTGCTGGATTGGGTACATGACTATGATCTCGATGATGATGCCGAAGGCGATGGAGGCGATGCAGAAGTTGCCGATGGACGTGAGCACCTTCTGGAAGTGGCCGACATGGTTGGTACTGTCGACTAGGTGCGCCGCCTTGCCGAAGAAGGTGTGGACACCCGTGGCTATGATGACGGCCTCGATCTCGCCCTGCTTGCACGTGGAGCCCGAGTAGATGCTGCTGCCGGGGTTCTTGGTGACCGGGAGGCACTCGCCAGTGAGAGCGGACTGGTCGATCTTGAGCGGATCGCCCTGGAGGAGGCGCGCGTCGGCCGGGACGATGTCGCCGAGCTTGATGCTTATGATGTCCCCGGGGACGAGGATCGCCGCGTCCTCATCGCTCCAGCGGCCGTCACGGAGCACCTTTGCCCTAGGCGCGAGGTTGGCCATGAGCTCCTTGGCGGCGCTCCCGGCGCTGTACTCCTCCCAGAACGAGATGGCGGAGTTGAGGACGAGGAGCACGACGATGCCGACGAAGTCTTGCCAGTCCGGTGGCCTGTGGTCGCCATTGGCGAGTACGATGGCCATGACTGCGGCACTCTCCATCACCCACGACAGCGGGTTCCACATGAACCCTAGGAACTTGAGCATCATGTTCTCCTGCACGCACGGCACAATATAATTGTCACATGATGCGAACTAACCTTTCAGATCTAAACACACAaacgggaaaaaggaaaagaaaaggagataaTGCTAGCTACACTAGACGGCGGTTCATGATCTaaccttcttttcttccaatttGTTGGGGCCAAACATGGCGATGCGTGCCTGGGCATCCGATGTCGCGAGGCCTTTGCTACTGCACTTGAGTTTGACGAAGACCTCCTCCACCGGGATGTTCTCCTGCGAATGAAGTGGATGCATTGTTAGATCGAACGACACAATGGAAGGCCgatcgaaagaggagaaggacgcgAACGAAGGAAAAAGACGCAGATTGGATCAATTCTAACCAGATCAACGGACTCATGCTTGATCTCGTCGAGGCCCTCGTCCATGgcggccgccatcgccgcgtGGCAAACCCTGGCCGCCCTAAACCTCCCACGCGAAAACGGGGCGCTCTAATCGGGAGAGACTGCATGA
This window contains:
- the LOC120688310 gene encoding plasma membrane ATPase-like isoform X2; translation: MAAAMDEGLDEIKHESVDLENIPVEEVFVKLKCSSKGLATSDAQARIAMFGPNKLEEKKENMMLKFLGFMWNPLSWVMESAAVMAIVLANGDHRPPDWQDFVGIVVLLVLNSAISFWEEYSAGSAAKELMANLAPRAKVLRDGRWSDEDAAILVPGDIISIKLGDIVPADARLLQGDPLKIDQSALTGECLPVTKNPGSSIYSGSTCKQGEIEAVIIATGVHTFFGKAAHLVDSTNHVGHFQKVLTSIGNFCIASIAFGIIIEIIVMYPIQHRRYRDGIDNLLVLLIGGIPIAMPTVLSVTMAIGSHRLSEQGAITKRMTAIEEMAGMDVLCSDKTGTLTLNKLSVDRSLIEIFAAGVEKDDVVLFAARASRVENQDAIDAAMVGMLSDPKEARDGIEEVHFLPFNPVDKRTALTYIDLADGSWHRVSKGAPEQILELCNCGDNVRNLVHTVIDKYAERGLRSLAVARQVVPEKSKESPGEPWEFVGLLPLLDPPRSDSADTITRALNLGVNVKMITGDQLAIAKETGRRLGMGTNMYPSSALLGQNKDEATASIPVEELIEKADGFAGVFPEHKYEIVKKLQEMKHICGMTGDGVNDAPALKKADIGIAVAGATDAARSASDIVLTLEGLSVIISAVLTSRAIFQRMKNYTIYAVSITIRIVLGFMLIALIWKFDFSPFMILVIAILNDGTIMTIAKDRVKPSPHPDSWKLNEIFATGIVYGTYMAVMTVIFFWAVKSTDFFSNTFHVRSIRGSNGEMMSALYLQVSIISQALIFVTRSRSWCFVERPGFLLCAAFVIAQIVATAIAVYCNFGFAKIQAIGWGWAGVIWLYSLVTFVPLDLFKFAIRYVLSGRAWNNVQNKTAFTSKKDYGREEREAQWVTTQRSLHGLPVPESEQAGRGGSSYAELSEIAEQARRRAEMARFRETNTLRGHLESSAKLRGVDISEVKSPYYTM
- the LOC120688310 gene encoding plasma membrane ATPase-like isoform X3, yielding MDEGLDEIKHESVDLVRIPVEEVFVKLKCSSKGLATSDAQARIAMFGPNKLEEKKENMMLKFLGFMWNPLSWVMESAAVMAIVLANGDHRPPDWQDFVGIVVLLVLNSAISFWEEYSAGSAAKELMANLAPRAKVLRDGRWSDEDAAILVPGDIISIKLGDIVPADARLLQGDPLKIDQSALTGECLPVTKNPGSSIYSGSTCKQGEIEAVIIATGVHTFFGKAAHLVDSTNHVGHFQKVLTSIGNFCIASIAFGIIIEIIVMYPIQHRRYRDGIDNLLVLLIGGIPIAMPTVLSVTMAIGSHRLSEQGAITKRMTAIEEMAGMDVLCSDKTGTLTLNKLSVDRSLIEIFAAGVEKDDVVLFAARASRVENQDAIDAAMVGMLSDPKEARDGIEEVHFLPFNPVDKRTALTYIDLADGSWHRVSKGAPEQILELCNCGDNVRNLVHTVIDKYAERGLRSLAVARQVVPEKSKESPGEPWEFVGLLPLLDPPRSDSADTITRALNLGVNVKMITGDQLAIAKETGRRLGMGTNMYPSSALLGQNKDEATASIPVEELIEKADGFAGVFPEHKYEIVKKLQEMKHICGMTGDGVNDAPALKKADIGIAVAGATDAARSASDIVLTLEGLSVIISAVLTSRAIFQRMKNYTIYAVSITIRIVLGFMLIALIWKFDFSPFMILVIAILNDGTIMTIAKDRVKPSPHPDSWKLNEIFATGIVYGTYMAVMTVIFFWAVKSTDFFSNTFHVRSIRGSNGEMMSALYLQVSIISQALIFVTRSRSWCFVERPGFLLCAAFVIAQIVATAIAVYCNFGFAKIQAIGWGWAGVIWLYSLVTFVPLDLFKFAIRYVLSGRAWNNVQNKTAFTSKKDYGREEREAQWVTTQRSLHGLPVPESEQAGRGGSSYAELSEIAEQARRRAEMARFRETNTLRGHLESSAKLRGVDISEVKSPYYTM
- the LOC120689403 gene encoding protein PIN-LIKES 7-like, with the protein product MRFWSLLIVAWLPVLQVLLVGLLGALLASNRLNVLTSDARRNINKIVYIVFVPSLVFSSLASTVTLKDIISWWFMPVNMGIIFLIGAVLGWVSVKAFRPGEHLQGLVIACCSSGNWGTIPLMIIPAICNEVGSPFGDANTCNSLGLSYVSLSMALGNFYIWTHSYSVMRRSAKLYKAKCKNHHTRTEEHLGQDATDDYVAFVPPTSENFSDDCGNSISSPLPSNDFRDIFLSCYVRATKDLLVEVLKELWSPPSIAALVGFTIGAIDKMKSLVTEESSPLRVVQDTTKLLGDAAIPCTVLILGGNLTKGIGKTVIEPVVVISIVAIRYFVLPACGIGVVTAATKLGFLPRSPLYRYVLLLQSTVPPAMSIGNATQLFDVGEEECSIIFLWTHLVAALALTLWSTVFLSLVL
- the LOC120688310 gene encoding plasma membrane ATPase-like isoform X1, with translation MAAAMDEGLDEIKHESVDLVRIDPICENIPVEEVFVKLKCSSKGLATSDAQARIAMFGPNKLEEKKENMMLKFLGFMWNPLSWVMESAAVMAIVLANGDHRPPDWQDFVGIVVLLVLNSAISFWEEYSAGSAAKELMANLAPRAKVLRDGRWSDEDAAILVPGDIISIKLGDIVPADARLLQGDPLKIDQSALTGECLPVTKNPGSSIYSGSTCKQGEIEAVIIATGVHTFFGKAAHLVDSTNHVGHFQKVLTSIGNFCIASIAFGIIIEIIVMYPIQHRRYRDGIDNLLVLLIGGIPIAMPTVLSVTMAIGSHRLSEQGAITKRMTAIEEMAGMDVLCSDKTGTLTLNKLSVDRSLIEIFAAGVEKDDVVLFAARASRVENQDAIDAAMVGMLSDPKEARDGIEEVHFLPFNPVDKRTALTYIDLADGSWHRVSKGAPEQILELCNCGDNVRNLVHTVIDKYAERGLRSLAVARQVVPEKSKESPGEPWEFVGLLPLLDPPRSDSADTITRALNLGVNVKMITGDQLAIAKETGRRLGMGTNMYPSSALLGQNKDEATASIPVEELIEKADGFAGVFPEHKYEIVKKLQEMKHICGMTGDGVNDAPALKKADIGIAVAGATDAARSASDIVLTLEGLSVIISAVLTSRAIFQRMKNYTIYAVSITIRIVLGFMLIALIWKFDFSPFMILVIAILNDGTIMTIAKDRVKPSPHPDSWKLNEIFATGIVYGTYMAVMTVIFFWAVKSTDFFSNTFHVRSIRGSNGEMMSALYLQVSIISQALIFVTRSRSWCFVERPGFLLCAAFVIAQIVATAIAVYCNFGFAKIQAIGWGWAGVIWLYSLVTFVPLDLFKFAIRYVLSGRAWNNVQNKTAFTSKKDYGREEREAQWVTTQRSLHGLPVPESEQAGRGGSSYAELSEIAEQARRRAEMARFRETNTLRGHLESSAKLRGVDISEVKSPYYTM